The stretch of DNA AATagtaacaaataataataataaaaatgcattGCCATTTTGGATAACAGGGCCGACCTTAGTACGTTGCGTTGAAACAGCGCAAATGTAGCGAAATCAGCAAACATGTCGCCGTGGGGGGCACGACGTACGTTGTCTTTTTAAAACCTCTGAGGGATACCATTACTGTAGTCTCTTTCcatctatctctctccctccgcTTGGTTGGACTTCTCAGAGACTTGATCAACTCAACTAGAACCGAGTGTaaatttcatccatttgattaaattctttttttaatattgaatttaaattataaaaaaaaaatagaaacaaccCCCCAAAAGGATTCAGAATATCCAAACAAAACCACGAGAAGAAACCCATGGAAAATTATTGAGTCGACTTATGGAAttgtttaaaagaaataaaaaaaattgataatagaCACCCGGAATATTAAAACTAATTACACGAGTGTCTGCCCAGAATTAAATGCATAATCTGACATAGACATTGGGGTGGGTTCCAATTGTGACTCATCATCGGCTGCCTGAATCTGTAGCCTCGTCGAATGTGCATTTAAACTTCCTACTTGCATGTCAGTCAGGCACTTATCAAGCAAGCAATTTAGAATCTTTTTAGTGACACACACAACGTCCAAGATGGGTTACTGTATTTAACAACAACGATGGAATGGAGCCCTTCGATCTTCggattttgctattttattctttaattgctgCTTGTGAACACCGCTCCCTCTGTCATCATAGCCATATAAGCAgccattattataatttatcaaaagtaATAAGCTAGCAGTGAAGGCCAGTCAGACCATTTCCTCGAAAGcaattacttttgttttttttttaattttcttatgacAGATAATTTACTATCGTTATTATTTTGTAAGTGTGTATTAAATAGGTTTTAAGTACCCGTAATAATATACAGATCACGGGGGGTTGGGTTGATACCTCAAAATATTTAATCCTTGATagtgaatataaaaaatatacactATATATGTTACCACCgcccaaaaccaaaccatggaCAAGAGGTGAAAGCAACCAAAACCATCgagcaaaaagaaattaaatgcaatctTTTCAGGCAGCATAATAAGCAATCTGGTGGAAGTGCCAGGCTTAAAGACCCTTTAAAATCCTGTCCAgtaagtgaagaagaagaagaaagagagagtttgTTAAGACGTGGCTGTTCTTCTGCATTAATTTTCTCGATCAAGTGTTGACAGTACTGTCACCAAGCAAGCTCCTCCTAATTAATTTCTCGGTTAGTTGAGAAATGGAATCTTTTAGATCCGCCGTCGCCCTCGCAACAAGACTTAAAAAATGTTACTTCAAACCTAATTAAGCTCAGATTAGTTGATTAAAACAAGATGTTAATCTCTTAGAATATATATTGCTCTCGGCCGGCCGGGTTGCCAAGGTCAAGAAATACTATGACTACTGCCTTTACTTACAAAAAGCAAAACCCAATGAATGAATACTTCTCAGTGACATTTTCCGGGAAATTTTGGAGATACTTTTGCCCCTCTGGCTTACATTGGTTTAAAGAACCTAGCCAGATTCTGTTTTCAACTAATTAAGGAGAATTAGAAATAGTGTATGATTATGCAAATTGTTCGTCTTAATTTTACGACCAGAATCAATGAAAGAGCTTGGTGTTTACTTGAGAATTGGGAGTGTTTTCTTTGTGTTCTTgtaaaacaaataaagaattattttgagtgtttttgagATGGAATCCCGaatgtttaaattaataattataaaagtctataaaaatactaaaaataaataatagaaagtCTAGAAATACTCATTCTTTACATCGGACTagttatgatatattatttCATATTATTCGATGACTTTCATCTAATTTGgttttttttgtgataatttcAATCTATCTTAATTCTATTCACGGGTTTGACAATTATAAGTTATATTATCACAAATATGTTAGTTAGAAAGAATACTACTCTcctaaatatatatgaatttttcattaagttACCACTGCAATACTTAAAAAATTCTCTAAATATGAGTGAATTAGGAGTAAGATAAAACTATtaatgacaccaaaaactctttatttaaatcaataatattggtaaaaaaaaatcaattttttcttgCCCTAAGTTCACTCACGttaagagaaatatttttacaaatgtaAAGAAAAAATTACTTGTGTCACAaacaattttatattaaataattagttaTATTTGTCTTGTTGACCcgaaaaattacaaaaagataatctcataaatattttaaaaacgaTAATAGTTTgctaactttttaaaaaatgacaaattagTGAAAAATTCTGCAAACAATTGGCGGGGAAAATAATACTTCCTTTTATTGCATTGAAGTTACATGTTTAGGTTCTTTAATAGTATATACGAGGAAGTCCCAAATATCACATCAACTTTATGGATAAACCAATTCAATGGTCATATCTCTACCATAAAATATACAAGCACCGAAGCACGTCACTTTCCTCCTTTCCACTAAAATTCATGTTCTTTTCCGTCCACAAATTCAAACTCTTGAGCAATTTGCCTACTTGAAATACATGCTGGACAAGGCAAAACAAAATTAATGATCTCATGGATCATGATCCAATATAATGAAGTATATATAGGCTCTTACGCTaatgattaaaacaatttttaaaaatttgtatttgtatatatatacacacacatacatttatatatataaatttatcttttgcaATGACAAAAGCTTCAATCTGAGGTCCTTTCTACATCACAGCGGCCTTTCGATCTGTAGGGTCCAATGGAATGTATATTTCAAAGAAGGAGAATAACAAAGAGAACTTTTCAATGGACGTTTCCACTAAGACAAGCAGGTGGAATGGGGCGTGGAATGAGTCCATTTGGTGGAAAATACCGACTCACATTAGCTGCAATATCCATTTACAATGTCAAATGAATTGGTCATTTGAAGCTTCCGTTCCTTTTCTGCAACTTAGGCAGACtcagtattttatttttccggGAAAAGGAAGTTTAGCCCAGCGTGCGTGactaagaaataataataataataataataataaatactaaaagtCTGAACAGAACAGTAGTGTTTTTTCTCCTCGCAAAAGAACAAAAGTCAAAGCGTTCAATTCCTTTATGGCCCCTGACCCGATTCCCACGCCTACCCGGAGATCTGGGTTTCATTGTTTCCGTTTCTGAGCTGTGTAATAGGTAATTATTAGGAGACTATGCCATTATTTAAGGTCCGAGAAAATCAGGCGATGTCTTTTATACGGACTTGATAAGCAACTAATCTGAAAGAGACCAACAAATACTTTAGTGTCTCTGTTCTCCACGAGGAACATCATAGCTTTATACTGAgacccctctctttctctttctctctctctctctctgcaatgTTCGAGAAGTCGGCAGCTAtttgaggaagagaaagaggaagaccCCTTCCTCCTCGCTCTGTGGAGATTAGGATGGCAGAAGAGATTTTTCTCTTCAATAAGGTATTACTGATTCATTTACTTCCGaaaattttcttctcctttctttgtATTTGATCCATTTGAAGTAACGGGTTGttctctgtttttgtttttcttgtttgttttgcaaagatttcatttttttttcctatttccgACTTTGGGGGCGTATATTCAGTGATTTTCAGTAAAAATGTATTCTTTCTTCCTGTACCCAACTTCTGTTTTGGAAATTTGATGAGTAAAGGAGTTAGAAATAGATGACTCCGAAGCAAATCTTTGCATGTCTTGACCTCCCTTCTGGCGCTGGGAAATATTACTCAACTGAATCAAAACCACATTGCTTTCCTCTTGTTCTGAATTTGCCCTAATGGGAACCATTAAATCATTATTATAGATGGTTTCAACTCTGAAGGCAATCTTTTGCCCTTactttccctttcctttctcaAGCAAGTTGTTCCCTTTTTTTTCTATCCTTTGTTTGCCTACCAAACTTATGATATATGCAACTTAGTTCGAATAAGATTTCTTAAATATACACTTGTGCATTTTCTGTGCTAATTTTCCCTATGCCCATGAATATATTTCTAGCATAGCTATTTTTCTGCTAATTTCCggtttattttggtatgaaGTACTGCGTAATTCATAACCTGATTGTTCAATTTTCTGTGGTGAGATTAGGGACCAGAACCTGCTATGTCTTGATAGCATGGAGTAATTTTGCAGCTTCCTTttcaatcttcatttttttaatgtattcTCACTCGCATTTGGGAATTTCTTTTGGGCCACAGGATAATACTCTTATCATAAAGCCTCCCAAGAAATCTCCAAAATTGTTAAGGAGAATAGTTTTAATATTTGCAATATTTTGCGGCATGTATATATGCTCAATCTGCATAAAGCAATCACACATCCGAAGAGATGCTAGCTTTACGGACATTGAGGTCATTGACAGGCCTTGCTGCGATTATGGTTGTAATACATACCAAATTCCCTACTTGCATTACCCGAAGCCTGAAACATTTAGCAGGTTAGTCTGAATTGCTGTTGGTGATTCTGCATCTTGGACTCTATTAAATTTTTCTCATGTTATATCTCCATTTTCAGGGCCGAATGCACTTGCAATCCTGTGCGCTTCTTTGCCATTCTGTCAATGCAGAGATCTGgaagtggatggtttgaaacaTTGTTGAATAGTCACATTAACATCAGTTCTAATGGGGAGATATTCTCTGTCAAAGAAAGGAGGGATAATGCATCTTCGATTTTGAGGACCTTGGATAGAGTTTACAACTTGGACTGGTTTAGTAGTGCTTCGAAGAATCAGTGCTCGGCAGCTGTTGGCTTCAAATGGATGCTTAATCAGGTATATAACTTATCAATTTAAGCTATGttcctatttttcattttctccatTTGGTGGTTAACAAATACCTGGagatatttttgttgtaatttatGGTTGATTGCATATAATGATTACGATCATTGCATTTTGGAATCTTGACTTGGAGAATTCTTTCTTGAGCTTTCAATTTACAGGCAAATTACTATAAGAGCTGTTTACTTGTTCCAAGCTCTTATGTGTAAAGCCGGTAAACTTTCTTACTTATGAGGTTGATGCAATAGATATGTACTTGTGATGTCATATGTCATGCGTGCATCAGATGCTGATGGTTTGATGAACACTGTTTGCTTCAATTGTGGAGCAATTCACAAACATTTCCATTGTCGATATCAAACTACATTTTCAGTGGTTTCTCTAATCTGAACTGTTTATATCTGTCACCACATTTCTTGCTTCTCATCTAGTTAATTGCATTGTATTAAGAAAATTTTCCAACAGAAAACCATCCATTCTAGGCGGAtgacaaaagaattaaaattttctgCTCCTATTTTTTACTGGTAGTTTCACCATCTACAATTCTCCCTCTTTCAGGTATGTAGAACAGATCTCCTTGGTTATAGTAATAGTTATGACAGCATTAATGCTAGGATTATGATTCTGAACCTTTGATAAGTCACCTGGAGTGGAGCTACCCTTTAGTTAATCTGGAGTAGGATAAGCATACAATTGGTAAATATAAAAGCCTGCATGACTCTGGCCCTTGCCCAGCCACACTGTAGCATAGCCATATTTTCATTCTTCCTAGAGCTCTTTTCATTGTGCAGTGCCATTCAGTTCATCGGATAGAGCTTTTAGTTTATTTATGGTTGTGCAGTGCCATTGTAAATAGAGCTTGATGATGCTGGGGGACAGATCACCACGGGTCAACCTTGGGCTGGATACTTGCAGAAAGGGGCGGGGCTAGATCCCCCAGTTTAGCCCCTTTGACGCTCAAGTCAGTCAATCAAGAAGATGAATGTGTAGAATACAATGAGTTGGATGCCTTTACCTGCAAGGGACGGGACCAAGACCTTTATATAGGTTGGGTTGAAACTTGTCTAGACGGGGTACTCAGTGTCATCATCGAGGTTTTTGGGGCACAATGTCTTTTTTGGGAATGATGATGCTGGGGATTGAATACCATTGGTTAGCCTCGAGTCAGATGCTTGCAAAAAGAAGCAGGGCTAGATCTCTTGGTTTAGCCTCCAATGCTCAAGTCAGTCAACCAAGAAGGCGTGTGTAGAGAATACAATATGAACTAGATGTCTTTAGCAGCAGGGGATTGAAGCCTTTATATAGGTTAGGTTGAAGCTTGGCTAGACCTAGACAGGTTACTCAAGGTCACTGTTAATATTTCCAGAGCTCAACCCTTAATTTTGAGATGGTGGCAGATCTCTCAGGATATCTTGGAATTTGGATCTATTATCTTTCCCCGATGTAGACCAAGTAGGGGACACGTGTCCACTCCCTACTGATCTGTGGTAGGGACATGTGTCTGGCGAAGTGCTTAGACAGCTTGGTCGCAAGGCTTGCCTGCTTTTAAGGAGATCGAGGGTGGGAGACACGGAGGTGGAGGTGCCTTCCCTCCCCATCAAGCACAGGGCCACAACTTCTGGACTCAAGGAATCTGGCTGAGcttttgaggaagaagaaatagatATCGAGTCTGAGGTGGTTTTAGAAGACCTCACAAAGGACAACTTGATACTAAGTGAGGAAGGCATTTGATCCTTAGTCAAAGAGGTTCCATCTCCCTCAGAAGGGCTACTATAGTGTACAAGCATGTGCTCGAGATAGGTCTCCGATTTCCCTTGGTCGAGCCCATACCCAAGGTCTTGTCCTTGCTCATCATGTGTCTAGTAGAACTCACCCCCAAATGGTTGGAGGAACTTGGTTGCCTTCATCATCTATTGCTGAGCTAAGAGTATTACCCCTAATGCTTGTCTCTTCTTGAAAATGCTCCAATTCTTTGTGATTGATAAGGCTGAGTTTAGGTACTCCTTCATGACCATTCCCCAAATGAGATTTATTGTAGATAACCCATCTTCTTTGAAGAGGTGGAAAAAAAGGTTCTTCTTAGGGCTTGAGGAGGAACAACTCATCCCCACTTGTTGGAGCTGGATGTTGATCCAAGGCCTCAACCATTGGGCACACCCTCCCACGAATCGATGTGAGTTGAAAAGAGATCATGGAAAAGTGCGAGTTTCCAAAATACTAATCCCATAACCTTAACTACGAGGAACTACCGCTAGGAGAAGAAGAGTCAGAC from Diospyros lotus cultivar Yz01 chromosome 6, ASM1463336v1, whole genome shotgun sequence encodes:
- the LOC127803054 gene encoding uncharacterized protein LOC127803054 encodes the protein MAEEIFLFNKDNTLIIKPPKKSPKLLRRIVLIFAIFCGMYICSICIKQSHIRRDASFTDIEVIDRPCCDYGCNTYQIPYLHYPKPETFSRAECTCNPVRFFAILSMQRSGSGWFETLLNSHINISSNGEIFSVKERRDNASSILRTLDRVYNLDWFSSASKNQCSAAVGFKWMLNQGLMENHKEIVEYFNNRGVSVIFLFRRNLLRRMVSVLANSYDRHAKLLNGTHKSHVHSIEEAETLMKYKPSINSTSLVNDLKEMEVTAAKALEYFSSTRHIILYYEDLIRNRTKLVQVQEFLRLPVMNLTSRQVKIHKGPMREHIKNWEEVNKTLQGTTYESFLLADY